One Mugil cephalus isolate CIBA_MC_2020 chromosome 10, CIBA_Mcephalus_1.1, whole genome shotgun sequence genomic window carries:
- the LOC125014596 gene encoding zinc-binding protein A33-like has translation MAAEGPIIEEDLLCPQCTGIYCFPVLLKCGHNICRVCLYKFWEWKGCRECPVCGSLSVPERPPINLALKIAADKYQVQRNSKNQEACALHNEKLKVFCRNDEEPICLICQISKQHKVHDCCPVEEAAQQKKTEITTMLETLKKKLRELNKTKEQWEETKTYIQIQARQTATAIKEEFEKLHQFLREEEAARLSALKNEEKTKFQVMSQKLENIKDQIETLSATVSFVQISLGEKDLPFLQDYKQTKKRLKCNIRQPECVRDILINSAKHLGLLKFGIWKKMVSIVQYVPVTLDPNTAQTNLQFSQDLTSVHFGKKQPLPDNPERCTSRVSVLGATGFTSGRHSWTVQMGRGKDWYIGVARESIKRKSTIFLNPTEGFWVVGLCNGDSMWAQTSPRTKLAMKQKPEKITVELDYDKGKVVFINAADMTTIHTFKDKFTEKIFPYFSPGFCDDGKNTSPLTICPLTINVDVK, from the exons ATGGCGGCCGAGGGCCCGATCATCGAAGAGGACTTGCTTTGTCCTCAGTGCACCGGCATTTACTGCTTTCCCGTTCTTTTAAAATGCGGCCACAATATTTGCAGGGTTTGTTTGTACAAATTCTGGGAATGGAAAGGATGTCGGGAATGTCCTGTGTGTGGCTCCCTGTCTGTCCCCGAGAGGCCTCCCATCAATTTGGCACTAAAGATAGCTGCGGACAAATATCAAGTGCAGAGGAACAGCAAGAATCAAGAGGCCTGTGCTCTCCACAACGAGAAGCTGAAGGTTTTCTGCAGGAACGACGAAGAGCCCATCTGTCTCATCTGCCAAATCTCAAAGCAGCATAAAGTGCACGACTGCTGCCCGGTAGAGGAAGCGGCCCAACAGAAAAAG aCAGAAATTACAACCATGCTGGAGACCCTGAAGAAAAAGCTCAGAGAACTGAACAAGACAAAGGAGCAATGGGAGGAAACCAAGACTTATATTCAG ATCCAAGCTCGTCAAACCGCAACAGCAATTAAAGAGGAGTTTGAGAAGCTGCACCAGTTCCTTCGGGAGGAGGAAGCTGCGAGACTGAGCGCGCTCAAGAACGAAGAGAAAACAAAGTTCCAGGTGATGAGTCAAAAGCTGGAAAACATCAAAGACCAGATTGAAACTCTCTCAGCCACCGTCAGCTTTGTCCAGATTTCCCTCGGAGAAAAGGATTTACCATTTTTACAG GACTACAAGCAGACCAAGAAAAG GCTCAAATGCAACATTCGGCAACCAGAATGTGTCAGAGACATTCTGATCAATTCTGCAAAGCATCTGGGTTTACTTAAATTTGGAATTTGGAAGAAGATGGTCAGCATTGTCCAATATG TTCCCGTCACTCTGGATCCAAACACGGCCCAGACCAACTTACAGTTCTCTCAAGACCTGACCAGTGTGCATTTCGGCAAAAAGCAGCCCCTGCCCGACAACCCCGAACGCTGCACCAGCCGCGTGAGTGTGCTCGGAGCTACTGGCTTTACGTCTGGGAGACACAGCTGGACGGTGCAGATGGGCCGAGGCAAAGACTGGTACATTGGAGTGGCCAGGGAGTCCATCAAAAGAAAGAGCACCATCTTCCTCAACCCCACTGAAGGTTTCTGGGTAGTTGGACTCTGCAACGGAGACTCAATGTGGGCTCAGACCTCCCCTCGGACCAAGCTCGCCATGAAGCAGAAGCCTGAAAAGATCACTGTTGAGCTGGACTATGACAAAGGAAAGGTGGTCTTCATCAATGCCGCCGACATGACGACGATACACACGTTCAAGGACAAATTCACAGAGAAGATCTTCCCCTACTTCTCCCCCGGATTCTGTGACGACGGGAAAAACACAAGTCCACTGACCATCTGCCCGCTAACAATAAATGTAGATGTAAAATAG
- the ighmbp2 gene encoding DNA-binding protein SMUBP-2: MVQCHRRYFQEYLTDFNFKRFFLLLSRRLFRYLTRKVMAVEKFVCKTLELLQDEREAEIEETRIWQENVSLKDLQNKGVCLLKLQIGSQSTGLYGRTVVTLEPRKHLGFSSLPSNSFGPGDIVGLYDTSGCTAASLINTGIVTRVTQGSINVAFDELKDGLSLDTDGLYNLLKLANDVTYKRMKRALNALNGYSNGPAANVISVVFGDSQPSSPSQQNEIKFFNSNLDDSQREAVSFALSQRELAVIHGPPGTGKTTTVVEIILQAVKQGQKVLCCAPSNVAVDNLVERLARCKAKVLRLGHPARLLESIQKHSLDAILAQSDNANIIADIRKDIDKVFMGRKKTQEKGERVNFKREIGELRKELKVRETTAITQILKSADVVLSTNTGACDDGPLKFLPAEHFDWVVIDECAQALESSCWIALLKARKCILAGDYKQLPPTIKSQAAASKGLALSLMERVIQMYGDSVVRMLTVQYRMHSAIMDWASKEMYQGRLTAHSSVEKHLLKDLAGVTSVEETSVPLLLIDTAGCGLSEMEVTDEQSKGNQGEVDIVELHIKALTEAGVKAKDIAVIAPYNLQVDLLRQKLSSRHPELEIKSVDGFQGREKEAVVLSLVRSNRKGEVGFLAEDRRINVAVTRARRHIAVVCDTQTVQNHAFLKSLINHMTEFGEVRTAFEYIQDVVPQNYTRDHKDAKNTSASSSATSSKQKARDQPSSKAKQGQKKSTGSKDKSSEKHTKSCTTALTEQEKNNRYAEIKAQVESFMKDLNRRDLQFPSSFNSHDRLLVHQIAEELGLVHESKGEGSDRCITVSRPLKSAPAEEPTQEEEKEKTVEEEAVEEETVATPQIKPSSQPSLDLKSLHLERMKREQQKREESAVKKKQQNNIHQAQGQTSKKAKGKTKTKAGACDIAAAAAADDDFDSLISAVMKAESVCSFVKCKASVLTLGQLCMFCNRQYCLSHHIPEVHGCGDKAKGHARMRISKEGVLYAGSGTKDKSMDPNKKAYLQRKLDSKLKDMATQRKTKTKEKDG; this comes from the exons ATGGTGCAGTGTCATAGGAGATATTTTCAAGAATATTTAACTGACTTTAACTTTAAACGTTTCTTCCTTCTGCTCTCTAGGCGTCTCTTCAGATATTTAACGCGAAAAG TCATGGCTGTGGAAAAGTTTGTGTGCAAGACACTGGAGCTCCTACAGGACGAGCGGGAGGCTGAAATAGAGGAGACCAG AATATGGCAGGAGAACGTTTCTCTAAAGGATCTTCAGAATAAAGGAGTTTGCCTCCTGAAACTGCAGATAGGAAGTCAGTCCACAGGCCTTTACGGCCGCACAGTTGTCACCCTAGAGCCAAGAAAGCATCTCGGTTTCTCATCTCTGCCAAGCAACAGCTTTGGACCAG GTGATATAGTTGGCTTGTATGACACCTCTGGATGCACTGCAGCCTCACTAATCAATACAGGGATTGTGACCAGGGTCACCCAAGGGTCTATAAATGTGGCTTTTGATGAGTTAAAGGATGGGCTCAGTTTGGATACAGATGGTCTTTACAACCTCTTGAAGTTAGCAAACGATGTCACCTACAAACGCATGAAACG GGCTTTGAACGCATTGAATGGATACAGCAATGGACCGGCTGCCAACGTGATCAGTGTTGTCTTTGGAGACTCACAACCTTCTTCTCCATCACAACAAA aCGAGATTAAATTCTTCAACTCAAACTTGGACGATTCCCAACGAGAAGCTGTGTCATTTGCTCTGTCACAGAGAGAACTAGCTGTGATTCATGGACCTCCAGGCACCGGGAAAACCACCACTGTGGTGGAGATCATCCTGCAAGCTGTCAAACAAGGTCAAAAG GTCCTGTGCTGTGCCCCCTCAAACGTGGCTGTGGATAATTTGGTGGAGAGGTTGGCCCGGTGCAAGGCAAAGGTCCTGAGGCTGGGTCACCCTGCCAGACTGCTGGAGTCCATCCAGAAACATTCACTGGACGCCATCCTTGCTCAGAGTGACAACGCAAACATCATCGCTGACATCCGTAAAGACATCGATAAAGTTTTT ATGGGAAGGAAGAAGACGCAGGAAAAGGGAGAGCGAGTGAACTTCAAACGAGAAATAGGGGAGCTGAGAAAGGAGCTGAAAGTCAGGGAAACAACAGCCATCACCCAGATCCTTAAAAGTGCAGATGTTGTGTTATCAACCAACACAG gtgcTTGTGATGACGGTCCTTTGAAGTTCTTGCCGGCTGAGCATTTTGATTGGGTGGTGATAGATGAGTGTGCCCAGGCCCTggagagcagctgctggattgCCCTGCTCAAAGCACGCAAGTGCATTCTGGCCGGAGACTACAAGCAGTTACCACCTACCATCAAATCACAAGC GGCTGCATCAAAAGGTTTGGCTTTGAGTCTCATGGAAAGAGTGATCCAGATGTATGGAGACTCTGTGGTGCGTATGCTAACTGTTCAGTACCGCATGCACAGCGCTATCATGGACTGGGCCTCCAAAGAGATGTACCAAGGAAGACTTACCGCTCACAGCTCGGTGGAGAAACATCTGTTAAA AGATCTAGCAGGAGTCACCTCTGTGGAAGAGACCAGCGTGCCGCTTCTTCTTATCGACACGGCGGGGTGTGGTCTGAGTGAAATGGAGGTCACAGATGAGCAGTCCAAAGGCAACCAAG GTGAGGTAGATATTGTTGAACTGCACATAAAAGCTCTGACTGAAGCTGGGGTCAAAGCTAAAGACATAGCTGTTATTGCTCCGTACAATCTACAA GTTGATCTCTTACGCCAGAAACTTTCCTCCAGGCATCCAGAGCTGGAGATAAAGTCAGTGGATGGATTTCAgggcagagaaaaagaagctgTCGTGCTGTCATTGGTTCGGTCCAATAGAAAAG GTGAGGTTGGTTTTCTGGCAGAGGACAGAAGAATAAATGTTGCCGTCACGCGCGCCAGACGCCACATCGCTGTAGTGTGCGACACGCAGACGGTCCAGAATCACGCTTTCCTGAAATCCCTGATCAACCACATGACCGAGTTTGGTGAGGTCAGAACGGCGTTCGAATACATTCAAGACGTCGTGCCACAGAATTACACCCGCGACCACAAAGATGCAAAGAACACATCTGCCAGCTCCTCCGCTACTTCGAGCAAACAGAAGGCGAGAGATCAGCCTTCGAGTAAGGCAAAGCAAGGACAAAAGAAATCCACTGGCAGTAAGGACAAAAGTTCAGAGAAGCACACAAAGTCCTGCACAACAGCACTGACAGAGCAAGAGAAGAACAACAGATATGCTGAGATCAAAGCGCAGGTGGAGAGCTTTATGAAGGACCTAAATCGACGTGATCTCCAGTTTCCTTCATCCTTCAACTCTCACGACCGCCTGCTGGTCCATCAGATCGCAGAGGAGCTGGGTCTCGTACATGAAAGCAAAGGGGAGGGGAGCGACAGGTGCATCACAGTCTCCAGGCCCCTGAAGTCAGCACCAGCTGAGGAGccaacacaagaagaagaaaaagaaaaaacagtagaagaagaagcagtggaAGAGGAAACTGTCGCAACTCCTCAAATCAAGCCATCGTCCCAGCCTTCGTTAGACCTGAAAAGTTTACATTTGGAGAGAATGAAGAGGGAGCAGcagaaaagggaagaaagtGCCGTCAAGAAAAAGCAACAGAACAACATTCATCAAGCTCAGGGACAAACTTCAAAGAAGGCCAAAG GGAAGACCAAGACGAAGGCAGGCGCCTGTGACatcgctgctgccgctgctgcagaTGACGACTTTGACTCACTCATCAGCGCCGTCATGAAGGCTGAGAGTGTTTGCAGTTTCGTCAAGTGTAAAGCGTCTGTGCTGACACTCGGACAGCTTTGCATGTTCTGCAACAGGCAGTACTGTCTCAGTCATCACATACCAGAG GTTCACGGCTGTGGAGATAAAGCCAAGGGTCACGCCCGGATGAGAATCAGCAAAGAGGGCGTTCTTTATGCTGGAAGTGGGACGAAAGACAAATCCATGGACCCCAATAAGAAGGCCTACCTGCAAAGAAAGCTGGACTCTAAACTGAAAGATATGGCTacacagaggaagacaaaaaccAAGGAGAAGGATGGTTAA
- the chid1 gene encoding chitinase domain-containing protein 1, with protein sequence MKTTLLVVHVISCCWLVGATLSKTDAKKSHKAEAETSPADLSVLDRGLVVTDVQWKDIVKEEKRHCATIKKTFQGPVLGYVTPWNSHGYDVAKTFGTKLTSVSPVWLQLRRRGPETYDVTGLHDHDPGWVKAVRKSNKKVRMVPRLLFDGWSYQDYMSVLGSEDEIEELGTELVDVAKTEGFDGFTLELWSQLGGNKRKELVHLVKHICETLKAKKLDCILVIPPAVTNAGQPGMFGREEFEQLAPVVDGFSLMTYDYSSGARPGPSSPLPWVRDCVLQLAPNTQWRHKILLGLNLYGLDFASQATEPILGGRYIEILREHRPKILWDDNAAEHYLNYRNNAIKHVVYYPSLKSVYMRISLATELGTGISLWELGQGLDYFYDLL encoded by the exons ATGAAAACAACGCTCTTAGTGGTGCATGTCATCTCATGCTGCTGGCTGGTGGGAGCCACACTTTCAAAAACTGATGCAAAGAAGTCGCACAAAGCTGAAGCTGAG ACATCACCAGCTGATCTGTCTGTGCTGGACAGAGGCCTTGTTGTGACAGACGTGCAATGGAAAGACAtagtgaaggaggaaaagagacaCTGTGCTACCATCAAGAAGACATTTCAAGGACCGGTGCTTGGATATGTCACACCT TGGAACTCCCACGGTTACGACGTCGCCAAGACGTTTGGCACCAAACTGACGTCAGTGTCTCCGGTTTGGCTTCAGCTCCGCCGACGAGGACCTGAAACCTATGATGTCACAGGACTCCACGATCATGACCCAG GCTGGGTCAAAGCTGTACGCAAGTCTAACAAAAAAGTCAGGATGG TGCCTCGGCTGTTATTTGACGGCTGGTCCTACCAGGACTACATGAGCGTACTGGGGAGTGAGGATGAAATCGAGGAGCTGGGAACTGAGCTGGTGGATGTTGCAAAG ACCGAAGGCTTTGATGGCTTCACGTTAGAACTGTGGAGTCAGCtgggaggaaacaaaagaaa GGAACTGGTCCATTTAGTGAAACACATATGTGAGACTTTGAAAGCTAAAAAACTAGACTGCATTCTCGTTATTCCACCAGCGGTGACAAA TGCGGGGCAGCCGGGCATGTTTGGCAGAGAGGAGTTTGAGCAGTTGGCGCCGGTGGTCGACGGATTCAGCCTCATGACGTACGACTACTCCAGCGGGGCCAG acCAGGCCCGAGCTCTCCTCTGCCTTGGGTGAGAGACTGTGTTCTCCAGCTTGCACCCAACACTCAATGGAGACACAAGATCTTACTTGGACTCAATTTGTACGGCCTTGATTTTGCGAGCCAGGCAACAGAGCCGATCCTAGGCGGAAG ATACATTGAGATTTTGCGAGAACACAGGCCAAAAATTCTCTGGGATGACAATGCTGCAGAGCATTATTTGAATTACAG GAACAATGCTATCAAGCATGTGGTGTACTATCCATCACTGAAG tCAGTCTACATGAGGATCTCTTTAGCCACTGAACTAGGAACAGGAATTTCCTTATGggaactgggacaaggactggaTTATTTTTACGACCTCCTATGA
- the rapsn gene encoding 43 kDa receptor-associated protein of the synapse, producing MRRLAPDMGQDQTKQQIEKGLRLYQSNQTDKALHVWTKVLEKTSDPGGKFRVLGCLITAHSEMGKYKDMLKYALDQIDTAREMEDPDYLTEGYLNLARSNEKLCDFQKTVSYCKTCLNMQGTTVSLQLNGQVCLSMGNAFLGLSVFQKALESYEKALRYAHNNDDKMLECRVCCSLGNIYVHLKDYEKALFFPCKAAELVNDYGKGWSLKYRAMSQYHMSVAYRKLERLPDAMECCEESMKIALQHGDRPLQALCLLNFADIHRCRRDVDKAFPRYESALGIMTEIGNRLGQTHVYLGVAKCWLQQKEFDKALDSLQRAQTLADGMGNKLCALKVHCLSEGIYRSRGQQEELREQVVKFLQCVEELELYCGMCGESIGDRDQKLQALPCSHIFHLKCLQTNGTKGCPKCFKSSVKPGFV from the exons ATGAGGCGCCTTGCACCAGACATGGGCCAGGACCAAACCAAGCAGCAGATAGAGAAGGGCCTGAGGCTGTATCAGTCCAACCAGACGGACAAAGCCCTTCATGTGTGGACAAAAGTGCTGGAAAAGACCTCGGACCCTGGAGGGAAGTTTCGGGTTCTGGGGTGCCTGATCACAGCGCACTCAGAAATGGGAAAATACAAAGATATGCTCAAG TACGCCCTTGATCAAATCGACACAGCCAGAGAAATGGAGGACCCGGACTACCTGACCGAGGGCTACCTGAACTTGGCTCGCAGCAACGAGAAGCTGTGCGACTTCCAGAAAACGGTGTCCTACTGTAAGACCTGCTTAAACATGCAGGGCACCACCGTCAGCCTGCAGCTCAACGGCCAGGTGTGCCTCAGCATGGGCAACGCCTTCCTGGGCCTCAGCGTCTTCCAGAAGGCGCTGGAGAGCTACGAGAAGGCCCTGCGCTACGCGCACAACAACGACGACAAGATGCTGGAGTGCAGAGTCTGCTGCAGTCTGGGGAACATCTATGTCCATCTTAAG GACTATGAGAAAGCTCTGTTCTTCCCCTGCAAAGCAGCTGAGCTCGTCAACGACTACGGCAAAGGCTGGAGCCTCAAGTATCGAGCCATGAGCCAGTACCACATGTCTGTAGCCTACAGGAAGCTGGAGCGCCTCCCGGACGCCATGGAGTGCTGCGAG GAGTCCATGAAGATCGCTCTGCAGCACGGCGACCGGCCTCTGCAGGCTCTGTGCTTACTTAACTTTGCAGACATACACCGTTGCAGGCGTGACGTTGAT AAAGCATTCCCTCGCTATGAGTCTGCACTGGGTATCATGACTGAGATCGGAAACCGTCTCGGACAGACACATGTCTACCTGGGGGTCGCAAAGTGCTGGCTCCAGCAGAAAGAATTTGACAAG gCGCTTGATTCTTTGCAGCGAGCACAGACGCTGGCAGATGGAATGGGAAACAAG CTGTGTGCGCTGAAGGTCCACTGCCTGAGTGAGGGGATCTACCGAAGCCGGgggcagcaggaggagctcagagagCAGGTGGTGAAGTTCCTGCAGTGTGTCGAGGAGCTGGAGCTCTACTGCGGCATGTGCGGAGAGTCCATCGGGGACAGGGACCAAAAGCTGCAGGCCTTACCCTGTTCCCACATTTTCCATCTGAA GTGTCTGCAGACAAATGGGACAAAGGGCTGCCCTAAATGTTTCAAGTCGTCCGTGAAGCCTGGATTTGTGTGA
- the kbtbd4 gene encoding kelch repeat and BTB domain-containing protein 4, producing MESSEDGGLSVGGSVGEENYFLGYTFTDRSHSSRVVKSIMDLCLEDGLFADVTITVDSKEFHLHRLVLSAQSSFFRSMFTSNLKESHNRAIELKDVSATVFQLLVDYIYHGTIKLRVEELQDTYEMADMYQLTALFEECSRFLSRTVEVKNCLQVMWLADRHSDQELYTAAKHCAKIHLAQLHQTEEFLNLPLCLLLDIIKDGVPSSQNPTVAIDSWINHNKVEREEFSCILQENLKEIGENVHIYLIGKEETRTHSLAVSLHCDEDDAISVSGQNSLCHQITAACKHGGDLYVVGGSIPRRMWKCNMHTMDWERCAPLPRDRLHHTMVSVSSEDAIYSLGGKTLQDTLSNAVIYYTVKDNMWTETSQLDTAVSGAAGVNLGGTIYLLGGEENDMDFFTKPSRLIQCFDTSSQKCQIKPYMLPFAGCMHAAVHMDVIFIVAEGDSLVCYNPLLESFTRLRFPEVWSCVPSLWKVASCNGCIYVFRDKCKKGDANTLKFNPATSVVSVIRGIKILLTNWQFVLA from the exons ATGGAGTCCAGTGAGGATGGTGGCCTCAGTGTCGGGGGCTCTGTGGGAGAGGAGAACTACTTCCTGGGATACACATTCACCGACCGCTCCCACTCGAGTCGAGTGGTGAAGAGCATCATGGACCTGTGCCTGGAGGACGGCCTGTTTGCTGATGTCACCATCACCGTGGACAGCAAAGAGTTTCACCTGCACCGCCTGGTGCTTTCAGCTCAGAGCAGTTTCTTCCGCTCGATGTTCACCTCCAACCTCAAAGAGTCCCACAACCGCGCTATTGAGCTGAAGGACGTGAGCGCCACTGTCTTTCAGCTGCTGGTGGACTACATCTACCACGGTACGATCAAACTGagggtggaggagctgcaggacacCTATGAGATGGCAGACATGTACCAGCTGACTGCTCTGTTTGAAGAATGCTCCCGCTTTCTGTCACGGACAGTGGAGGTCAAGAACTGCTTACAG GTCATGTGGCTCGCTGACAGACATAGTGACCAGGAGCTGTATACTGCTGCCAAGCACTGTGCTAAGATCCATCTGGCTCAGTTGCATCAGACTGAAGAATTTCTCAATCTGCCCCTCTGTCTGCTCTTGGACATCATCAAAG ACGGTGTTCCCAGTTCCCAGAATCCAACAGTGGCCATCGACTCGTGGATAAACCACAACAAAGTTGAGAGGGAGGAGTTTTCTTGTATCCTCCAGGAAAATCTTAAG GAAATTGGCGAGAATGTCCACATTTACCTGATCGGTAAAGAGGAGACGAGGACTCACTCCTTGGCCGTGTCGCTGCACTGCGACGAGGACGACGCGATCAGCGTGAGCGGCCAGAACAGCTTATGCCACCAGATCACTGCAGCCTGCAAACACGGAGGAGACCTGTATGTGGTCGGGGGCTCCATCCCGCGCCGCATGTGGAAGTGCAACATGCACACGATGGACTGGGAGCGCTGTGCACCACTGCCCAGAGACCGCCTGCACCACACCATGGTGTCCGTGTCCTCTGAGGACGCCATCTACTCGCTGGGAGGTAAAACGCTGCAGGACACGCTCTCCAATGCTGTCATATACTACACAGTGAAGGACAACATGTGGACAGAGACCAGCCAGCTGGACACTGCCGTGTCTGGGGCGGCTGGCGTTAATCTGGGAGGCACCATCTATTTACTCGGGGGGGAAGAGAACGACATGGACTTTTTCACGAAGCCGTCCCGTCTCATTCAGTGCTTCGACACCTCGTCGCAAAAGTGCCAGATCAAACCTTACATGCTTCCGTTTGCGGGCTGCATGCACGCTGCGGTCCACATGGACGTGATTTTCATCGTGGCAGAAGGAGACTCCCTGGTGTGCTACAACCCTCTGCTGGAGAGCTTCACCCGTCTGCGCTTCCCTGAAGTGTGGAGCTGCGTTCCTTCACTGTGGAAGGTGGCCAGCTGTAATGGCTGCATATACGTGTTCAGGGACAAATGTAAGAAAGGTGATGCAAATACTTTAAAGTTTAACCCGGCCACGTCCGTCGTTTCCGTTATCAGAGGCATAAAAATCCTCCTCACAAACTGGCAGTTTGTTTTGGCGTAA
- the gatd1 gene encoding glutamine amidotransferase-like class 1 domain-containing protein 1, whose product MSAKPTCLIVASASPQGVSAKSFHQSFSLCSSAFNLQTATPGGKPIDFVGVDESTARWVQDFNVKPYATPAKLESIDGARYQALLIPDCPGAPNDLAHSGSLHRILTHFISQQKPVCALGQGVSALCCATDGQTWIFSGYSLTGPSVFELVRRPDFANLPLIVEDFVKDSGGSYTASQEDAVHTVIDRHLITGQNMQSTSLAVNNLILLCNAK is encoded by the exons ATGTCTGCGAAACCAACCTGTCTCATAGTGGCGAGTGCTTCTCCTCAAG ggGTGTCAGCAAAGTCTTTCCATCAGTCCTTCAGTCTCTGCAGCTCAGCGTTTAACCTCCAGACAGCCACTCCCGGG GGGAAGCCAATAGACTTTGTTGGAGTGGATGAAAGTACAGCTAGATGGGTGCAGGACTTCAACGTGAAACCCTACGCAACACCGGCCAAACTTGAATCTATCGATG GTGCCCGATACCAGGCGCTCCTCATCCCAGACTGCCCTGGAGCGCCAAACGACCTGGCGCACAGCGGCTCTCTGCACCGCATTCTCACACACTTCATCTCTCAGCAAA AGCCTGTGTGCGCGCTGGGTCAGGGAGTGTCGGCGCTGTGTTGTGCCACTGACGGACAGACGTGGATTTTCAGTGGCTACAGCCTAACAGGG CCGTCAGTGTTTGAACTGGTGCGGAGGCCTGACTTTGCCAACCTGCCCTTGATTGTAGAGGACTTTGTAAAAGACAGTGGTGGATCATACACAG caaGTCAAGAAGATGCCGTGCACACAGTCATAGACAGACACCTAATAACCGGACAGAATATGCAGTCAACCTCACTTGCTGTAAATAATCTAATCTTGCTTTGTaatgccaaataa
- the cd151 gene encoding CD151 antigen isoform X2, protein MEARREKTNTCGTVCLKYLLFLFNILFWLAGGAVLAVGVWTLVEKSDYISLLNSGFYSASAYILIAAGLIVIVTGIIGCCATLKEMKSLLIVYLILLLCIFLLEIIAGVLAYINYQELDEELKQNLRVTMQQKYKQPGEESITEAVDKLQQEFKCCGSHNFSDWRDSAWIQAGKSGQLVPDSCCKTPSELCGRRDHPSNIYRVEGGCITKLEDFIQSQLYVLGAVGIGIAFLQLVGMMFTCCLYRNLKEDPY, encoded by the exons atgGAAGCTCgacgtgaaaaaacaaacacctgtgGGACAGTTTGCCTGAAATATCTGCTCTTTCTCTTCAACATCCTTTTCTGG CTGGCAGGAGGGGCTGTGTTGGCAGTGGGCGTGTGGACTCTGGTGGAAAAGAGCGACTACATAAGTTTACTGAACTCCGGCTTCTACTCAGCCTCGGCTTACATCCTGATAGCTGCTGGACTCATTGTCATAGTGACCGGGATAATCGGATGCTGTGCCAccctgaaggagatgaagagcCTTTTGATTGTG TATTTGATCTTGTTACTCTGTATTTTCCTGCTGGAGATCATTGCTGGTGTCCTGGCCTACATCAACTACCAAGAG CTGGATGAGGAGCTCAAGCAGAATCTGAGGGTTACCATGCAGCAGAAATACAAGCAGCCAGGAGAGGAAAGCATCACTGAGGCAGTGGACAAACTCCAACAGGAG TTTAAGTGTTGTGGCAGTCACAACTTCTCAGACTGGAGGGACAGTGCGTGGATCCAGGCAGGAAAGAGTGGACAGCTTGTTCCTGATAGCTGCTGTAAAACTCCCAGTGAACTCTGCGGCCGCAGGGACCATCCTTCCAACATCTACAGGGTGGAG GGGGGCTGTATCACGAAATTAGAGGACTTCATCCAGAGTCAATTGTATGTCCTCGGTGCAGTGGGTATAGGGATTGCATTTCTACAG CTGGTGGGGATGATGTTCACGTGCTGCCTCTATCGGAATCTGAAAGAAGATCCATACTGA
- the cd151 gene encoding CD151 antigen isoform X1, whose translation MEARREKTNTCGTVCLKYLLFLFNILFWLAGGAVLAVGVWTLVEKSDYISLLNSGFYSASAYILIAAGLIVIVTGIIGCCATLKEMKSLLIVYLILLLCIFLLEIIAGVLAYINYQECFPFCQQLDEELKQNLRVTMQQKYKQPGEESITEAVDKLQQEFKCCGSHNFSDWRDSAWIQAGKSGQLVPDSCCKTPSELCGRRDHPSNIYRVEGGCITKLEDFIQSQLYVLGAVGIGIAFLQLVGMMFTCCLYRNLKEDPY comes from the exons atgGAAGCTCgacgtgaaaaaacaaacacctgtgGGACAGTTTGCCTGAAATATCTGCTCTTTCTCTTCAACATCCTTTTCTGG CTGGCAGGAGGGGCTGTGTTGGCAGTGGGCGTGTGGACTCTGGTGGAAAAGAGCGACTACATAAGTTTACTGAACTCCGGCTTCTACTCAGCCTCGGCTTACATCCTGATAGCTGCTGGACTCATTGTCATAGTGACCGGGATAATCGGATGCTGTGCCAccctgaaggagatgaagagcCTTTTGATTGTG TATTTGATCTTGTTACTCTGTATTTTCCTGCTGGAGATCATTGCTGGTGTCCTGGCCTACATCAACTACCAAGAG TGTTTCCCTTTCTGCCAACAG CTGGATGAGGAGCTCAAGCAGAATCTGAGGGTTACCATGCAGCAGAAATACAAGCAGCCAGGAGAGGAAAGCATCACTGAGGCAGTGGACAAACTCCAACAGGAG TTTAAGTGTTGTGGCAGTCACAACTTCTCAGACTGGAGGGACAGTGCGTGGATCCAGGCAGGAAAGAGTGGACAGCTTGTTCCTGATAGCTGCTGTAAAACTCCCAGTGAACTCTGCGGCCGCAGGGACCATCCTTCCAACATCTACAGGGTGGAG GGGGGCTGTATCACGAAATTAGAGGACTTCATCCAGAGTCAATTGTATGTCCTCGGTGCAGTGGGTATAGGGATTGCATTTCTACAG CTGGTGGGGATGATGTTCACGTGCTGCCTCTATCGGAATCTGAAAGAAGATCCATACTGA